The following coding sequences are from one Leptospira stimsonii window:
- the lsa14 gene encoding adhesin Lsa14, translating into MNSKFLFQKHFRLSSVVFSIGIFFSFSCTGINIVNSPIGPEEMNTNPTPAYGRPSFELFYKGGLFYHNESIPVTLTGNAKSIDRGEACSRSVLSLFAWGDSSLLTAAQKGNIKKIAHIEYEHTAVLAIVYHSFCTIVTGESKPSRTVSEEEYEKSKPDFEITKKKKTKGESE; encoded by the coding sequence ATGAATTCAAAGTTTTTATTCCAAAAGCACTTTCGTCTTTCCTCCGTCGTATTTTCGATAGGAATCTTTTTTTCGTTCTCTTGCACCGGAATCAATATCGTCAATTCTCCCATTGGCCCCGAAGAAATGAACACAAACCCGACTCCCGCCTACGGAAGACCTTCTTTTGAACTTTTTTATAAAGGTGGTTTATTCTATCACAATGAATCCATTCCAGTAACTCTTACCGGGAATGCAAAAAGTATCGATCGAGGAGAAGCATGCTCCCGGTCCGTTTTGTCCTTATTTGCCTGGGGAGATTCCTCCCTTCTAACCGCCGCACAAAAAGGAAATATTAAAAAAATTGCACATATAGAATACGAGCACACCGCCGTCCTTGCGATCGTCTATCACAGTTTTTGCACGATCGTAACGGGAGAATCAAAGCCGTCCCGAACTGTCTCAGAAGAAGAATACGAAAAATCGAAACCGGACTTTGAAATTACCAAGAAGAAAAAAACAAAAGGAGAATCCGAATGA
- a CDS encoding TRL-like family protein: protein MKKRTSIFSILLILTFFVGCASGPVGGFLFTYNKFPGQINPANDVKPEAVAEGCIHNILGLISFGNAGVGSVAKSNGIQRIAMIDYSALHIFAIVYRNHCVIVAGEKE, encoded by the coding sequence ATGAAAAAAAGAACGTCTATCTTCTCCATTCTTCTCATCCTAACTTTTTTTGTAGGGTGCGCTTCCGGTCCAGTCGGCGGTTTCTTGTTTACATACAATAAATTTCCAGGACAGATCAATCCTGCTAACGACGTAAAGCCGGAAGCCGTCGCCGAGGGTTGTATTCATAATATCTTAGGCTTAATCTCCTTTGGAAACGCGGGCGTCGGCTCGGTCGCCAAATCAAACGGAATTCAAAGAATCGCGATGATTGATTATAGCGCGCTTCATATTTTTGCGATCGTTTATAGAAATCACTGCGTCATCGTAGCGGGAGAAAAAGAATGA
- a CDS encoding TRL domain-containing protein: MNLNNKKSRILYSCFAFFLLQYSNCTATSEPALLFSYNAQHLLSKSNGTLISSARVLKKGESCAYAISFFHYNTAYRGPKNSVAEIAKDFGIEKIAVVDYSSFSFLGPIFYKNCVVVWGE, encoded by the coding sequence ATGAACCTAAATAACAAAAAAAGTCGCATCCTTTATTCTTGCTTCGCGTTCTTCCTTCTGCAATACTCAAATTGTACTGCGACATCAGAGCCCGCACTTCTCTTTTCCTATAACGCACAACATCTTCTTTCAAAAAGTAACGGGACCTTGATTTCTTCCGCGAGAGTTTTGAAAAAAGGGGAAAGTTGCGCCTATGCAATCTCATTTTTCCATTACAATACGGCGTATCGAGGACCTAAAAACAGCGTAGCGGAAATCGCAAAAGATTTTGGGATTGAAAAAATCGCGGTCGTAGATTATTCGTCCTTTAGTTTTTTAGGCCCCATCTTTTATAAAAATTGCGTCGTCGTTTGGGGGGAATAA